A DNA window from Chiroxiphia lanceolata isolate bChiLan1 chromosome 6, bChiLan1.pri, whole genome shotgun sequence contains the following coding sequences:
- the CABP2 gene encoding calcium-binding protein 2 isoform X2, translating to MRAGAAPPPPSPALHIPRYSIKTSNPRWQPRGLRQPAPPGQACPAARGQPPAMGNCTKTPERRLPKDGKPRSGVPGSGGGDPEDALDSAQTPTLQGYSVLQGLVGPACIFLRQSIAITQRDRELRPEEIEELKHAFQEFDKDHDGYISYKDLGECMRTMGYMPTEMELIELSQQITGGKVDFDDFVELMGPKMLAETADMIGIKELRDAFREFDTNGDGQISMAELREAMRKLLGQQLNYREVDEILKDVDLNGDGLVDFEEFVRMMSR from the exons ATGCGCGCGGGCGCggcgcccccccccccttcgCCTGCCCTGCATATCCCCAGATATTCCATAAAAACCTCAAATCCCCGGTGGCAGCCCCGCGGTCTGCGCCAGCCGGCCCCCCCGGGCCAGGCATGTCCTGCGGCGCGGGGGCAGCCCCCAGCCATGGGCAACTGCACCAAGACCCCTGAGCGGCGGCTCCCCAAG GACGGGAAGCCGCGCTCTGGCGTCCCGGGCTCCGGCGGGGGGGACCCGGAGGATGCGCTGGACTCGGCGCAGACCCCCACTCTGCAGGGATACTCGgtgctgcaggggctggtggggcCGGCCTGCATCTTCCTGCGGCAGAGCATCGCCATCACCCAGCGG GACCGGGAGCTGCGGCCCGAGGAGATTGAAG AGCTGAAGCACGCGTTCCAGGAGTTCGACAAGGACCACGACGGCTACATCAGCTACAAGGACCTGGGCGAGTGCATGCGGACCATGGGCTATATGCCCACGGAGATGGAGCTCATTGAGCTGTCACAGCAGATCA CTGGGGGCAAGGTGGATTTCGACGATTTCGTGGAGCTGATGGGCCCCAAGATGCTGGCGGAGACGGCGGATATGATCGGGATCAAGGAGCTGCGTGATGCCTTCCGTGAG TTCGACACCAACGGGGACGGGCAGATCAGCATGGCGGAGCTGCGGGAGGCCATGCGCaagctgctggggcagcagctcaACTACCGCGAGGTGGACGAGATCCTCAAGGACGTGGATCTCAACGGCGACGGCCTGGTGGACTTTGAAG AGTTCGTGCGGATGATGTCGCGCTGA
- the CABP2 gene encoding calcium-binding protein 2 isoform X1 — MRAGAAPPPPSPALHIPRYSIKTSNPRWQPRGLRQPAPPGQACPAARGQPPAMGNCTKTPERRLPKDGKPRSGVPGSGGGDPEDALDSAQTPTLQGYSVLQGLVGPACIFLRQSIAITQRVRAPVSSPRCPCPRGGEGRIPAGSLGVEPLLRLFPLSLPQDRELRPEEIEELKHAFQEFDKDHDGYISYKDLGECMRTMGYMPTEMELIELSQQITGGKVDFDDFVELMGPKMLAETADMIGIKELRDAFREFDTNGDGQISMAELREAMRKLLGQQLNYREVDEILKDVDLNGDGLVDFEEFVRMMSR; from the exons ATGCGCGCGGGCGCggcgcccccccccccttcgCCTGCCCTGCATATCCCCAGATATTCCATAAAAACCTCAAATCCCCGGTGGCAGCCCCGCGGTCTGCGCCAGCCGGCCCCCCCGGGCCAGGCATGTCCTGCGGCGCGGGGGCAGCCCCCAGCCATGGGCAACTGCACCAAGACCCCTGAGCGGCGGCTCCCCAAG GACGGGAAGCCGCGCTCTGGCGTCCCGGGCTCCGGCGGGGGGGACCCGGAGGATGCGCTGGACTCGGCGCAGACCCCCACTCTGCAGGGATACTCGgtgctgcaggggctggtggggcCGGCCTGCATCTTCCTGCGGCAGAGCATCGCCATCACCCAGCGGGTACGTGCCCCCGTCTCCTCCCCGCGCTGCCCGTGCCCCCGGGGGGGTGAGGGCAGGATCCCTGCGGGATCCCTGGGAGTAGAACCCCTCCTTCGGCTCTTCCCGCTTTCTCTCCCCCAGGACCGGGAGCTGCGGCCCGAGGAGATTGAAG AGCTGAAGCACGCGTTCCAGGAGTTCGACAAGGACCACGACGGCTACATCAGCTACAAGGACCTGGGCGAGTGCATGCGGACCATGGGCTATATGCCCACGGAGATGGAGCTCATTGAGCTGTCACAGCAGATCA CTGGGGGCAAGGTGGATTTCGACGATTTCGTGGAGCTGATGGGCCCCAAGATGCTGGCGGAGACGGCGGATATGATCGGGATCAAGGAGCTGCGTGATGCCTTCCGTGAG TTCGACACCAACGGGGACGGGCAGATCAGCATGGCGGAGCTGCGGGAGGCCATGCGCaagctgctggggcagcagctcaACTACCGCGAGGTGGACGAGATCCTCAAGGACGTGGATCTCAACGGCGACGGCCTGGTGGACTTTGAAG AGTTCGTGCGGATGATGTCGCGCTGA
- the CDK2AP2 gene encoding cyclin-dependent kinase 2-associated protein 2 isoform X2, protein MSYKPIAPAPATPGAASASPAPPGPGAPSAATSVPSPSGSVPGAAAPFRPLFNDFGPPSMGYVQAMKPPGAQGSQSTYTDLLSVIEEMGKEIRPTYAGSKSAMERLKRGIIHARALVRECLAETERNART, encoded by the exons ATGTCCTACAAGCCCATCGCTCCCGCCCCCGCCACCCCCGGAGCCGCCAGCGccagccccgccccgccggggcccGGGGCGCCGTCCGCCG CCACGAGTGTCCCGTCGCCCTCCGGCTCCgtgcccggcgccgccgcccctTTCCGGCCGCTCTTCAATGACTTCGGGCCGCCGTCCATGGGTTACGTGCAG GCCATGAAGCCCCCCGGGGCGCAGGGCTCGCAGAGCACCTACACCGACCTGCTCTCGGTCATCGAGGAGATGGGCAAGGAAATCCGGCCCACCTACGCCGGCAGCAAGAGCGCCATGGAGCGGCTGAAGCGGG GGATCATCCACGCCCGGGCGCTGGTCAGGGAGTGCCTGGCAGAGACAGAGCGAAACGCCCGCACGTAA
- the CDK2AP2 gene encoding cyclin-dependent kinase 2-associated protein 2 isoform X1: MSYKPIAPAPATPGAASASPAPPGPGAPSAGERPPATSVPSPSGSVPGAAAPFRPLFNDFGPPSMGYVQAMKPPGAQGSQSTYTDLLSVIEEMGKEIRPTYAGSKSAMERLKRGIIHARALVRECLAETERNART; encoded by the exons ATGTCCTACAAGCCCATCGCTCCCGCCCCCGCCACCCCCGGAGCCGCCAGCGccagccccgccccgccggggcccGGGGCGCCGTCCGCCGGTGAGAGACCCCCCG CCACGAGTGTCCCGTCGCCCTCCGGCTCCgtgcccggcgccgccgcccctTTCCGGCCGCTCTTCAATGACTTCGGGCCGCCGTCCATGGGTTACGTGCAG GCCATGAAGCCCCCCGGGGCGCAGGGCTCGCAGAGCACCTACACCGACCTGCTCTCGGTCATCGAGGAGATGGGCAAGGAAATCCGGCCCACCTACGCCGGCAGCAAGAGCGCCATGGAGCGGCTGAAGCGGG GGATCATCCACGCCCGGGCGCTGGTCAGGGAGTGCCTGGCAGAGACAGAGCGAAACGCCCGCACGTAA
- the PITPNM1 gene encoding membrane-associated phosphatidylinositol transfer protein 1 isoform X1 — translation MLIKEYHILLPMSLEEYQVAQLYMIQKKSREESSGEGSGVEILANRPYSDGPGGSGQYTHKIYHVGSHIPSWFRALLPKAALQVEEESWNAYPYTRTRYTCPFVEKFSIEIETYYRPDAGQQTNVFNLSAAEKRQRILDTIDIVRDPISPGEYKPEEDPKLYHSSKTGRGPLGDDWLEVAAAGGPLMCAYKLCKVEFRYWGMQSKIEQFIHDVGLRKVMLRAHRQAWCWQDEWTDLTMEDIRQLEEETARMLAQKMAKCGEAEEPPTAGISPEGRPEPGGPGGQEGVELQGGTDASSDDTFAKQWSTSSRSSYSSQHGGGVSPQSLSEWRMQNIARDSENSSEEEFFDAHEDLSDSDEVFAKEMTKWSSNDFLDTLERPAELDEAMGDGASASKADGEGLGTSGFPEGGAAESAEQMCRIHALFLILHSGNILDQGAGEPGSKQADVQTLAATFDAVTRVHFPEALGHVALRLVPCPPICAAAYTLVSKLSPYSHDRDSLSSSQDHIPLAALPLLATSSGTYQHAVGTVIARANQAYGAFLHSGEGAGFCGQVVLLGDCVGGILGFDALCQSRVGSGGSRSSSRRGSLSTEPVSPELCGSRDPLADGTEGAAGLGQASPELLGAQGDSHQHSSSSSLQASEAPLEAEAPRSGTAVLDGAEGASTRLEFKVSGFFLFGSPLGLVLALRKTVMPALDVAQLRPACDQIYNLFHAADPCASRLEPLLAKAFHAVPPLSVPRYQKYPLGDGTSSLLAEALQTHSTLFLPKVDVAAPPTPTGSFGGFWRGNEPAEPPTPANTSEVVKILERWWGPKRIDYSLYCPDALTAFPTITLPHLFHASYWESSDVVAFILRQVMEKEGPQPAESEESSIYSPAIPREKWQRKRTQVKIRNVTANHRACDVIVCEGKAQVLSGRFMYGPLDVVTLTGEKVDIYIMTQPLSGKWLYYGTEVTSGSGRLTFTIPPDKALAIGIYPVRMVVRGDHSYAEAYLTVVARGTESVVFSIDGSFTASVSIMGSDPKVRAGAVDVVRHWQDAGYMIIYVTGRPDMQKHRVVAWLSQHNFPHGAVSFCDGLTHDPLRQKAAFLQSLRTEAEISIIAGYGSTKDVSVYSSLGLAPAHIYIVGRAVKKFHNQCQFLSEGYVAHLAQLEAAALAHSPKGPPRPVLGKGTYGCPAPVDFLRKQSQLLRSRGSSQAERDGGPPSAPPGLARAKPRSVSLKLEGEE, via the exons atgcTGATCAAGGAGTACCACATCCTGCTGCCCATGAGCCTGGAGGAGTACCAGGTGGCACAGCTCTACATGATCCAG AAGAAGAGCCGGGAGGAGTCAAGTGGCGAGGGCAGCGGGGTGGAGATCCTGGCCAACCGGCCCTACAGCGACGGCCCCGGGGGCAGCGGGCAGTACACACACAAGATCTACCACGTCGGTTCCCACATACCCAGCTGGTTCCGGGCACTGCTCCCCAAAGCCGCACTCCAGGTGGAGGAGGAGTCCTGGAACGCTTATCCCTACACACGCACCAG GTACACATGTCCCTTCGTGGAGAAGTTTTCCATCGAGATAGAGACCTACTACCGGCCGGACGCGGGCCAGCAGACCAACGTCTTCAACCTGAgtgcagcagagaagaggcagaggaTTTTGG ACACCATCGACATCGTGCGTGATCCCATCTCCCCGGGGGAATACAAGCCCGAGGAGGATCCCAAACTCTACCACTCCTCCAAGACGGGCCGGGGGCCGCTGGGGGATGACTGGCTGGAGGTGGCAGCGGCCGGCGGGCCCCTCATGTGCGCCTACAAGCTCTGCAAGGTGGAATTCCGCTACTGGGGGATGCAGTCCAAGATCGAGCAGTTCATCCACGATGTGG GTCTGAGGAAGGTGATGCTGCGTGCCCACCGCCAAGCCTGGTGCTGGCAGGACGAGTGGACGGACCTGACGATGGAGGATATCcggcagctggaggaggagacgGCGCGGATGCTGGCACAGAAGATGGCCAAGTGCGGCGAGGCCGAGGAGCCCCCCACGGCCGGCATCAGCCCCGAGGGGAGGCCGGAGCCAGGGGGGCCTGGTGGGCAGGAGGGGGTCGAGCTGCAGGGCGGGACTGATGCCTCCTCTGATGATACCTTTGCCAAGCAGTGGTCCACCTCTTCCCGGTCCTCCTACTCTTCCCAGCATGGAG GGGGTGTGTCTCCTCAGAGCCTATCGGAGTGGCGGATGCAGAACATTGCCCGGGACTCCGAGAACAGCTCCGAAGAGGAATTTTTCGATGCCCATG AGGACCTGTCTGACAGTGACGAGGTCTTTGCCAAGGAGATGACCAAGTGGAGCTCCAATGACTTCTTGGACACGCTGGAGCGACCAGCGGAGCTGGATGAGGCAATGG GGGATGGAGCCAGTGCCTCCAAGGCAGATGGTGAAGGACTGGGAACGTCTGGCTTCCCCGAG GGCGGCGCGGCGGAGAGCGCGGAGCAGATGTGCCGGATCCACGCGCTCTTCCTCATCCTGCACAGCGGGAACATCCTGGATCAGGGCGCGGGCGAGCCGGGCTCCAAGCAGGCGGATGTGCAGACGCTGGCGGCCACCTTCGACGCCGTCACCCGTGTCCACTTCCCCGAGGCGCTGGGACACGTGGCGCTGCGCCTGGTGCCCTGCCCGCCCATCTGCGCCGCGGCCTACACCCTCGTCTCCAA GCTCAGCCCCTACAGCCACGACAGGGACAGCCTGTCCAGCAGCCAGGACCACATCCCGCTGGCAGCGCTCCCGCTGCTGGCCACCTCCTCGGGCACCTACCAGCACGCTGTGGGCACCGTCATCGCCCGTGCCAACCAGGCCTACGGAGCCTTCCTGCACTCTGGGGAGGGCGCCGGCTTCTGCGGCCAG gtggtgctgctgggggactGTGTGGGCGGCATCCTGGGATTTGACGCGCTGTGCCAGAGCCGAGTGGGCTCCGGGGGCAGCCGGAGCAGCAGCCGCCGCGGCAGCCTG agcacagagcctGTCTCCCCGGAGCTGTGCGGCAGCAGGGACCCACTGGCTGACGggacagagggagcagcaggattgGGCCAGGccagccctgagctcctgggggcacagggggacagccaccagcacagctcctcatCCAG cctgcAGGCCAGCGAGGCCCCGCTGGAGGCAGAGGCACCCCGGAGCGGCACCGCGGTGCTGGATGGGGCGGAGGGTGCCAGCACCCGCCTTGAATTTAAGGTATCCGGCTTCTTCCTCTTTGGCTCCCCGCTGGGGCTGGTGCTCGCGCTGCGCAAGACCGTCATGCCTGCTCTGGATG tggcCCAGCTGCGTCCCGCCTGCGACCAGATCTACAACCTGTTCCACGCCGCCGATCCCTGCGCCTCTCGCCTGGAGCCCCTCCTGGCCAAGGCCTTCCACGCTGTGCCCCCGCTGAGCGTGCCCCGCTACCAGAAGTACCCCCTGGGTGACGGCACCTCGTCCCTGCTGG CGGAGGCCCTGCAGACACATTCTACCCTGTTCCTGCCCAAAGTGGATGTGGCTGCCCCCCCTACTCCCACTGGCAGCTTCGGGGGCTTCTGGAGGGGCAATGAGCCAGCAGAGCCCCCCACTCCTGCCAACACCAGCGAGGTTGTCAAAA TCCTAGAGCGCTGGTGGGGCCCGAAGCGCATCGACTACTCGCTGTACTGCCCCGATGCCCTGACCGCCTTCCCCACCATCACCCTGCCCCACCTCTTCCACGCCAGCTACTGGGAGTCCTCCGACGTGGTGGCCTTCATCCTGCGCCAG GTGATGGAGAAGGAGGGGCCACAGCCAGCAGAGAGTGAGGAGAGCTCCATCTACAGCCCTGCCATCCCTCGGGAGAAGTGGCAGCGCAAGCGCACCCAAGTGAAGATCCGG AACGTGACGGCCAACCACCGGGCCTGTGATGTGATCGTGTGCGAGGGCAAAGCGCAGGTCCTGAGCGGGCGCTTCATGTACGGACCCCTGGACGTGGTGACACTGACCGGGGAGAAG GTGGACATCTACATCATGACACAGCCGCTGTCGGGGAAGTGGCTGTACTATGGCACTGAGGTGACAAGCGGCAGCGGGCGCCTGACCTTCACCATCCCTCCGGACAAGGCTCTGGCCATCGGGATCTACCCCGTGCGCATGGTGGTCAG GGGGGATCACAGCTATGCCGAGGCGTACCTGACCGTGGTGGCCCGTGGCACCGAGTCCGTCGTGTTCAGCATCGACGGCTCCTTCACTGCCAGCGTCTCCATCATGGGCAGCGACCCCAAAGTGCGGGCGGGGGCTGTGGACGTCGTAAG GCACTGGCAGGACGCAGGGTACATGATCATCTACGTGACGGGGCGCCCCGACATGCAGAAGCACCGTGTGGTGGCCTGGCTGTCCCAGCACAACTTCCCCCACGGCGCTGTCTCCTTCTGTGACGGGCTCACCCACGACCCACTGCGCCAGAAAGCCGCCTTCCTGCAGAGCCTGCGCACTGAG GCAGAGATCTCCATCATCGCTGGGTATGGCTCCACCAAGGATGTCTCCGTCTACAGCTCGCTGGGCCTCGCGCCGGCACACATCTACATTGTGGGACGGGCCGTCAAGAAGTTCCACAACCAGTGCCAG
- the PITPNM1 gene encoding membrane-associated phosphatidylinositol transfer protein 1 isoform X2, producing the protein MCAYKLCKVEFRYWGMQSKIEQFIHDVGLRKVMLRAHRQAWCWQDEWTDLTMEDIRQLEEETARMLAQKMAKCGEAEEPPTAGISPEGRPEPGGPGGQEGVELQGGTDASSDDTFAKQWSTSSRSSYSSQHGGGVSPQSLSEWRMQNIARDSENSSEEEFFDAHEDLSDSDEVFAKEMTKWSSNDFLDTLERPAELDEAMGDGASASKADGEGLGTSGFPEGGAAESAEQMCRIHALFLILHSGNILDQGAGEPGSKQADVQTLAATFDAVTRVHFPEALGHVALRLVPCPPICAAAYTLVSKLSPYSHDRDSLSSSQDHIPLAALPLLATSSGTYQHAVGTVIARANQAYGAFLHSGEGAGFCGQVVLLGDCVGGILGFDALCQSRVGSGGSRSSSRRGSLSTEPVSPELCGSRDPLADGTEGAAGLGQASPELLGAQGDSHQHSSSSSLQASEAPLEAEAPRSGTAVLDGAEGASTRLEFKVSGFFLFGSPLGLVLALRKTVMPALDVAQLRPACDQIYNLFHAADPCASRLEPLLAKAFHAVPPLSVPRYQKYPLGDGTSSLLAEALQTHSTLFLPKVDVAAPPTPTGSFGGFWRGNEPAEPPTPANTSEVVKILERWWGPKRIDYSLYCPDALTAFPTITLPHLFHASYWESSDVVAFILRQVMEKEGPQPAESEESSIYSPAIPREKWQRKRTQVKIRNVTANHRACDVIVCEGKAQVLSGRFMYGPLDVVTLTGEKVDIYIMTQPLSGKWLYYGTEVTSGSGRLTFTIPPDKALAIGIYPVRMVVRGDHSYAEAYLTVVARGTESVVFSIDGSFTASVSIMGSDPKVRAGAVDVVRHWQDAGYMIIYVTGRPDMQKHRVVAWLSQHNFPHGAVSFCDGLTHDPLRQKAAFLQSLRTEAEISIIAGYGSTKDVSVYSSLGLAPAHIYIVGRAVKKFHNQCQFLSEGYVAHLAQLEAAALAHSPKGPPRPVLGKGTYGCPAPVDFLRKQSQLLRSRGSSQAERDGGPPSAPPGLARAKPRSVSLKLEGEE; encoded by the exons ATGTGCGCCTACAAGCTCTGCAAGGTGGAATTCCGCTACTGGGGGATGCAGTCCAAGATCGAGCAGTTCATCCACGATGTGG GTCTGAGGAAGGTGATGCTGCGTGCCCACCGCCAAGCCTGGTGCTGGCAGGACGAGTGGACGGACCTGACGATGGAGGATATCcggcagctggaggaggagacgGCGCGGATGCTGGCACAGAAGATGGCCAAGTGCGGCGAGGCCGAGGAGCCCCCCACGGCCGGCATCAGCCCCGAGGGGAGGCCGGAGCCAGGGGGGCCTGGTGGGCAGGAGGGGGTCGAGCTGCAGGGCGGGACTGATGCCTCCTCTGATGATACCTTTGCCAAGCAGTGGTCCACCTCTTCCCGGTCCTCCTACTCTTCCCAGCATGGAG GGGGTGTGTCTCCTCAGAGCCTATCGGAGTGGCGGATGCAGAACATTGCCCGGGACTCCGAGAACAGCTCCGAAGAGGAATTTTTCGATGCCCATG AGGACCTGTCTGACAGTGACGAGGTCTTTGCCAAGGAGATGACCAAGTGGAGCTCCAATGACTTCTTGGACACGCTGGAGCGACCAGCGGAGCTGGATGAGGCAATGG GGGATGGAGCCAGTGCCTCCAAGGCAGATGGTGAAGGACTGGGAACGTCTGGCTTCCCCGAG GGCGGCGCGGCGGAGAGCGCGGAGCAGATGTGCCGGATCCACGCGCTCTTCCTCATCCTGCACAGCGGGAACATCCTGGATCAGGGCGCGGGCGAGCCGGGCTCCAAGCAGGCGGATGTGCAGACGCTGGCGGCCACCTTCGACGCCGTCACCCGTGTCCACTTCCCCGAGGCGCTGGGACACGTGGCGCTGCGCCTGGTGCCCTGCCCGCCCATCTGCGCCGCGGCCTACACCCTCGTCTCCAA GCTCAGCCCCTACAGCCACGACAGGGACAGCCTGTCCAGCAGCCAGGACCACATCCCGCTGGCAGCGCTCCCGCTGCTGGCCACCTCCTCGGGCACCTACCAGCACGCTGTGGGCACCGTCATCGCCCGTGCCAACCAGGCCTACGGAGCCTTCCTGCACTCTGGGGAGGGCGCCGGCTTCTGCGGCCAG gtggtgctgctgggggactGTGTGGGCGGCATCCTGGGATTTGACGCGCTGTGCCAGAGCCGAGTGGGCTCCGGGGGCAGCCGGAGCAGCAGCCGCCGCGGCAGCCTG agcacagagcctGTCTCCCCGGAGCTGTGCGGCAGCAGGGACCCACTGGCTGACGggacagagggagcagcaggattgGGCCAGGccagccctgagctcctgggggcacagggggacagccaccagcacagctcctcatCCAG cctgcAGGCCAGCGAGGCCCCGCTGGAGGCAGAGGCACCCCGGAGCGGCACCGCGGTGCTGGATGGGGCGGAGGGTGCCAGCACCCGCCTTGAATTTAAGGTATCCGGCTTCTTCCTCTTTGGCTCCCCGCTGGGGCTGGTGCTCGCGCTGCGCAAGACCGTCATGCCTGCTCTGGATG tggcCCAGCTGCGTCCCGCCTGCGACCAGATCTACAACCTGTTCCACGCCGCCGATCCCTGCGCCTCTCGCCTGGAGCCCCTCCTGGCCAAGGCCTTCCACGCTGTGCCCCCGCTGAGCGTGCCCCGCTACCAGAAGTACCCCCTGGGTGACGGCACCTCGTCCCTGCTGG CGGAGGCCCTGCAGACACATTCTACCCTGTTCCTGCCCAAAGTGGATGTGGCTGCCCCCCCTACTCCCACTGGCAGCTTCGGGGGCTTCTGGAGGGGCAATGAGCCAGCAGAGCCCCCCACTCCTGCCAACACCAGCGAGGTTGTCAAAA TCCTAGAGCGCTGGTGGGGCCCGAAGCGCATCGACTACTCGCTGTACTGCCCCGATGCCCTGACCGCCTTCCCCACCATCACCCTGCCCCACCTCTTCCACGCCAGCTACTGGGAGTCCTCCGACGTGGTGGCCTTCATCCTGCGCCAG GTGATGGAGAAGGAGGGGCCACAGCCAGCAGAGAGTGAGGAGAGCTCCATCTACAGCCCTGCCATCCCTCGGGAGAAGTGGCAGCGCAAGCGCACCCAAGTGAAGATCCGG AACGTGACGGCCAACCACCGGGCCTGTGATGTGATCGTGTGCGAGGGCAAAGCGCAGGTCCTGAGCGGGCGCTTCATGTACGGACCCCTGGACGTGGTGACACTGACCGGGGAGAAG GTGGACATCTACATCATGACACAGCCGCTGTCGGGGAAGTGGCTGTACTATGGCACTGAGGTGACAAGCGGCAGCGGGCGCCTGACCTTCACCATCCCTCCGGACAAGGCTCTGGCCATCGGGATCTACCCCGTGCGCATGGTGGTCAG GGGGGATCACAGCTATGCCGAGGCGTACCTGACCGTGGTGGCCCGTGGCACCGAGTCCGTCGTGTTCAGCATCGACGGCTCCTTCACTGCCAGCGTCTCCATCATGGGCAGCGACCCCAAAGTGCGGGCGGGGGCTGTGGACGTCGTAAG GCACTGGCAGGACGCAGGGTACATGATCATCTACGTGACGGGGCGCCCCGACATGCAGAAGCACCGTGTGGTGGCCTGGCTGTCCCAGCACAACTTCCCCCACGGCGCTGTCTCCTTCTGTGACGGGCTCACCCACGACCCACTGCGCCAGAAAGCCGCCTTCCTGCAGAGCCTGCGCACTGAG GCAGAGATCTCCATCATCGCTGGGTATGGCTCCACCAAGGATGTCTCCGTCTACAGCTCGCTGGGCCTCGCGCCGGCACACATCTACATTGTGGGACGGGCCGTCAAGAAGTTCCACAACCAGTGCCAG